One Pseudomonas fluorescens genomic region harbors:
- a CDS encoding HlyD family type I secretion periplasmic adaptor subunit codes for MLLKSGVKESIRRYFKGSASLQGQPLPEVNKALIEDAPRVVRLTIWGIIGFFLFLMLWANFAVIDEVTKGDGKAIPSSKIQKIQNLEGGIVSELFVKEGQIVEVGAPLIRLDDTRFASNVGETEADRLSMLLRVERLSAEVDDRPLNFPEDVLKAVPGQAKSEESLYISRRQQLHDEIGGLQEQLIQRQQELREFSSKQAQYRQQLGLQRQEINMSEPLVAQGAVSPVEVLRLKRAEVETRGQLDATTLAIPRAESAIKEVQRKIDETRGKFRSEALTQLNEARTDLNKAQATGKALEDRVSRTLVTSPVRGIVNKLLVNTIGGVIQPGSDMVEIVPLDDTLLVEAKIRPQDIAFLHPGQEAIVKFTAYDYTIYGGLKAQLEQIGADTITDEDKKTTYYVIKVRTERSHLGTDEKPLLIIPGMVASVDIITGKKSVLSYLLKPIIRARAEALHER; via the coding sequence GTGTTGCTTAAGTCTGGTGTCAAGGAATCGATCCGTCGCTACTTCAAGGGTTCCGCTTCGCTGCAGGGCCAGCCGCTGCCAGAGGTCAACAAGGCGCTGATCGAAGACGCTCCGCGCGTCGTGCGCCTGACCATTTGGGGCATCATCGGCTTTTTTCTGTTCCTCATGCTCTGGGCCAACTTCGCTGTGATCGACGAAGTGACCAAGGGCGACGGCAAGGCGATCCCGTCGTCAAAGATCCAGAAAATCCAGAACCTCGAAGGCGGGATCGTCTCCGAGTTGTTCGTCAAAGAAGGGCAGATTGTCGAGGTCGGCGCACCGCTGATTCGCCTCGACGATACGCGTTTCGCCTCCAACGTCGGCGAGACCGAAGCTGATCGACTGTCGATGCTGCTGCGCGTCGAGCGTCTGAGCGCGGAAGTCGATGACCGGCCGCTGAATTTCCCCGAGGACGTGCTCAAAGCCGTGCCGGGCCAGGCGAAAAGCGAAGAATCGCTGTACATCAGCCGCCGTCAGCAACTGCATGACGAGATCGGCGGCCTGCAGGAGCAGTTGATCCAGCGTCAGCAAGAGCTGCGTGAGTTCAGCTCCAAGCAGGCGCAATACCGTCAGCAACTCGGTTTGCAGCGTCAGGAAATCAACATGTCCGAGCCGCTGGTGGCGCAGGGCGCGGTTTCGCCGGTGGAAGTCTTGCGCCTCAAGCGTGCTGAAGTGGAAACCCGTGGTCAGCTCGACGCGACGACGCTGGCAATCCCCCGTGCCGAATCAGCGATCAAGGAAGTGCAGCGCAAGATCGACGAGACGCGGGGCAAATTCCGCAGCGAAGCGCTGACCCAGCTTAACGAAGCGCGCACCGATCTGAACAAGGCCCAGGCCACTGGCAAAGCGCTGGAAGATCGCGTCAGCCGTACGTTGGTGACCTCGCCGGTGCGTGGCATTGTCAATAAATTGCTGGTCAATACCATCGGCGGCGTGATCCAGCCGGGGAGTGACATGGTCGAAATCGTGCCGCTGGATGACACCCTGCTGGTCGAAGCGAAAATCCGGCCGCAGGACATCGCCTTCCTGCATCCGGGGCAGGAAGCGATCGTCAAGTTCACCGCGTATGACTACACCATTTATGGCGGGCTGAAAGCGCAGCTGGAGCAGATCGGCGCGGACACCATTACCGACGAAGACAAGAAAACCACTTACTACGTGATCAAGGTGCGCACTGAGCGCAGCCATTTGGGCACCGATGAGAAGCCGCTGCTGATCATTCCGGGCATGGTTGCCTCGGTGGACATCATCACCGGCAAGAAGTCGGTGTTGAGCTATTTGCTCAAGCCAATCATCCGAGCGCGGGCCGAGGCGTTGCACGAGCGCTGA